The following DNA comes from Alphaproteobacteria bacterium HT1-32.
GGTGTCTGCGAGATAGAGATTACGATCTGCAAAGGCCAGCCGCCCGGATTCTGCAATCAGATGGGCTGCTGACAGGCTGTCGGGGGCCATTGCTGCGAGGTCATAGCCTTCAAGCAGACCCAGCATTTGTGCGACTGTCACACCGCCGGATGAAGGTGGCGGCATGCCACAGATGTGATTATTCCGATAGAGTCCGCAGACCGCCTGTCGTTTGACCGCGCGATAACCGGACAGGTCTTCCAGTGTCATCAGCCCGGGATTACGGGTGGCTTCCTGAACTGTCCGGACGATATCGGCGGCAATGGCACCATTGTAGAATTTATTGGCTCCACCCTGTGCCACCTGTTGCAGTACGTCTGCATAGGCCGGGTTGCGCAATAGCGAACCGACGGGAAGTGCCGTGCCATCGGGCTGATAGAAGTAGCTGCGGGTGGCGTCGAAGGTCGTCAGACGTTTCGCATCGCGATCAATCAGGTAATGCAGTCGCGGAGACACCTGAAAACCGTCGGTGGCCAGCCGGATTGCCGGGGCGAACAGATCAGCCCAGGGCAGCTCTCCGTGATCCTGATGAGCCAGCTCCAGCATGCGCAACAGACCGGGTGTTCCGACCGACAGTCCACCGACCACGGCATCGTAGAATTTCCGCGGCTTACCGTCAGGTCCGAGAAACATGTCGGCGGTTGCCGCAGCGGGGGCTGTCTCGCGTCCGTCATAGGCGTCGATGGCCTGATCGCCGGCACGGTAATGCATCAGGAAGCCACCGCCACCGATGCCGGAACTCTGTGGCTCAACCAGACCAAGGACAAGCTGGGCCGCAATCGCGGCGTCAACGGCGCTGCCACCAGCGGCCAGAATATCCAGTCCGGCCTGTGCCGCATGCGGATTTGCCGCCGAAACCATATATTGGCCACCCGGTTGTGCCCGGGATGCCGGAGACAGCAGAAGGGTGCTGCAAATCGCAAGGAGGACAAGTCTGGTGAAGGTCATGCTATTCCCTGTGTCGGCATTGTCGATAGGCGGCCTGCGCCTGTCCGGCAACAGTAAACCCGTTGTACCGGGAGGTCATTTTGTTTGCGGCGCGACGTGCTATAGATAATTCTTGTGTCGGAAATATGCCGTCTATGGTGCGGGAGGATTATTAATGGGACTTCCCAAGATTGTCAGTCTGCCAAGTCCGAGTTTTCGGAATTGTGGCCCCTGTGATGTGTGTGAGGCCCGCGAACTGTCCTTCTGTTCCGCGCTTGAGGCAGGCGAAATCCATCACCTTGCCCGGATACTGACCACCATTACCGCGGAAACCGGTGCCGTTCTGTATCACGAAGGCGATGATGCAAAACATGTCTATAACGTCACGGCAGGCTGCATAAAGCTGCACAAGATGTTGCCGGACGGGCGGCTGCAGATCATCGGTTTTATGTTTGAGGGTGATTATCTGGGGATGCCCCAGACGCCGGAGTACAAGTCGACAGCACAGGCGGTTGACGATGTGAAGCTCTGCCGGTTTGGCCTGAAGGACTTCCGGGTATTGTCGGAA
Coding sequences within:
- the ggt gene encoding gamma-glutamyltransferase encodes the protein MTFTRLVLLAICSTLLLSPASRAQPGGQYMVSAANPHAAQAGLDILAAGGSAVDAAIAAQLVLGLVEPQSSGIGGGGFLMHYRAGDQAIDAYDGRETAPAAATADMFLGPDGKPRKFYDAVVGGLSVGTPGLLRMLELAHQDHGELPWADLFAPAIRLATDGFQVSPRLHYLIDRDAKRLTTFDATRSYFYQPDGTALPVGSLLRNPAYADVLQQVAQGGANKFYNGAIAADIVRTVQEATRNPGLMTLEDLSGYRAVKRQAVCGLYRNNHICGMPPPSSGGVTVAQMLGLLEGYDLAAMAPDSLSAAHLIAESGRLAFADRNLYLADTDFVPAPLKGLLDPAYLKSRAAQISLKSSIGKAEAGTPPQDHGSLTPMQDDFERESTTHLSVLDADGNAVSMTSSVENAFGARLMTRGFILNNQLTDFSFSPDKDGMPVANRVEPGKRPRSSMSPTLVLAPDRSLRMAVGSPGGSRIIGYVAKTLIGVIDWNLSMQQAINLPHVINRNGQTDLEEGTAAAELKTSLEALGHNVSIRSLNSGLHGIRLTTAGPDGGADPRREGVVLEGPKDK
- a CDS encoding helix-turn-helix domain-containing protein encodes the protein MGLPKIVSLPSPSFRNCGPCDVCEARELSFCSALEAGEIHHLARILTTITAETGAVLYHEGDDAKHVYNVTAGCIKLHKMLPDGRLQIIGFMFEGDYLGMPQTPEYKSTAQAVDDVKLCRFGLKDFRVLSEEHPELGRRLLDMARTEIDAAGEQMLLLGRKTAKERLASFLLRLSEGQARRGRPSNPVALPMSRGDIADYLGLTIETVSRTFTSFRKTGLIELPDKSHAFLKDTDGLLEIAANE